The Streptomyces sp. BHT-5-2 genomic interval AGCCGCCGGAGTCCGCCGTGCACACGGGCCATGAACGGGCCAGACTCGGGTACGGGGGCTCATAGAGCCACCTGTCGTCCCGAACCGGAGGCCCGTCGTGCAGCGGCAAGATCTCGTCCGCCGTGCCCGCCCACCCGACTGCGACCGGCAGCCCCCGCCGATCCCCCCGGACCCCGGAGGCCCACCGCCCGGGCCCGTACCGGAGCCCCCGCCCGGCCCCGTCCCGGAGCCGCCACCGGGCCCCGTCCCGCCCGAACCGCTGCCGGGGCCGCCCGAACCGCCGGCGCCGCCCGAGCCGATCCCCCCGGACCCCTCGACGGTGCCGCGCCCACCCGGGCCCGACCCCGACCCGGTCCCGGAGCCGTCCCCGTCCCCGCGGCCGCTCGGCGGGACGCCGTCCCCGCGCCCGTAGGGCACATCGCCGCGCCCCGACCACTTCGCCAAGGAGGTGCCGCACATGGCCATCGCCACGGTCAACCCGGCCACCGGCGAGACCCTCAAGACCTTCGACGCGCTCAACGCGGGCGAGATCGAGGACCGCCTGGTCCGCGCCGACCAGGCGTACCAGCTCCACCGCACCACGTCCTTCGCCCGCCGCGCCGAACTCCTGCACCGCGCCGCCGACCTGCTCCAGGCCGACCAGGACGGCGTCGCCCGCACCGTCACCACCGAGATGGGCAAGCCCCTCGCCCAGGCCCGCGCCGAGGCCGCCAAATGCGTCAAGGCGATGCGCTGGTACGCCGACCACGCCGAGGCGCTGCTCGCCGACGAACGGCCCGACCCCGCCGACGTCCACGACTCCGGCGCGGTCCGCGCGGTGGTGTGCTACCGCCCGATCGGCACCGTCCTCGCGGTGATGCCGTGGAACTTCCCACTCTGGCAGGTCGTGCGGTTCGCCGCCCCGGCCCTCATGGCCGGCAACACCGGACTGCTCAAACACGCCTCCAACGTCCCGCAGACCGCGCTCTATCTGGAAGAGCTGTTCCGCCGTGCCGGCTACCCCGACGGCTGCTTCCTGACCCTGCTGATCGGCTCCGGCGCCGTCGAGGACGTCCTGCGCGACCCGCGGATCGCCGCCGCCACCCTCACCGGCAGCGAACCCGCCGGCCGCTCGGTCGCCGCGATCGCCGGCGACGAGATCAAGAAGACCGTCCTCGAACTCGGCGGCAGCGACCCCTATGTCGTCCTCCCCTCCGCCGACCTCGACAAGGCAGCCCGGGTCGCGGTCACGGCCCGCGTCCAGAACAACGGCCAGTCCTGCATCGCCGCCAAGCGGTTCATCGTCCACAACGACGTCTACGACGCCTTCGCCGAACGGTTCACCGCGGGCATGGCCGCGCTGACCGTCGGCGACCCGATGGACGAGGCCACCGACGTCGGCCCGCTCTCCAGCGAGCAGGGCCGCTCCGACCTGGAGGAGCTGGTCGACGACGCGGTCCACCAGGGCGCCCGGGCGCGGTGCGGCGGCCGCCGCCCGCCCGACCGGCACGCCGGGTGGTTCTACGAGCCGACCGTGCTCACCGGCGTCACCCCGAGCATGCGGATCCACCACGAGGAGGCGTTCGGCCCGGTGGCCACGCTCTACCGCGTCGCCGACCTGGACGAGGCGGTCGCGCTCGCCAACGACACGCCGTTCGGCCTGAGTTCCAACGCCTGGACCCGGGACGCCGACGAGCAGCGGCGGCTGGCCCGGGACCTCCAGGCCGGCGGGGTGTACTTCAACGGCATGACCGCCTCCCACCCCGGCCTGCCGTTCGGCGGCGCCAAGCGCTCCGGCTACGGCCGGGAGCTGTCCGGCCACGGCATGCGGGAGTTCTGCAACATGACGACGGTGTGGTACGGACCGGAGGAGTGACCTGCGCCGGCGGCCGGGCCGGCGGTCAGGACGTGGCGGGCGCGTCCCACAGGGTGGCGGTCAGCTCGAAGGTGGGGCCGTCCGCGCTCGCGCCGCTGCCGTCGTCCGCCGTGTCCACCTTGGCGAAGGTCACCTTGGCGACGCGGTTCCGGTTCGTCACCACGCACCAGACCGTACCGGCGGTGATCTTCGAGGCGTCCGGGTGCGGCCCGACCGGATTGCCCTGGGCGGCGGCCCGGCACGCCTCGGCGGTGACCGTGCCGGCGTCGGCCCGGCCTACCTGCACGCTGTCGTTGCGCACGAGGTTCGCCTTGGCGGCGTACAGATTCCCGCAGCCTATGTAGAGCAGGTCGGCGTCGTCGGACCTGCCGAGTGGGGCCGGGCCCGAGGACGGCGCGTCGAGGTCGAGCGCCTGGACGGCGGTGCCGAGACAGGTCGCCGCCCGTAAGGTGAGCCGGCGGTCGCGGTAGATCACCTTCGCCGTGCTGGGGGACGGGGTGTCGGACCGCGACGGGCCGCCGGCGGTGCCCGGCGGTGTGGCCTCACCGGTGCCGGGGTTCCCCGGCGTGGTCCCGGTACTCACCGTGCCGCGGCCGGCGGGGTTGCCGGTGTGTCCGTCGTCGTCCCCGAACAGCCCTCTGATCATCGACGACGTGAGGAACACGGTGAGCGCGCCGGCCACCGCCGCGGCGATCAGCACCGGCCGGGCGGTGCGCCGCGCGGGCCGCGGCGGTGGCGGTGGCGGGACGGTCCAGCCGGGGCCGAACGAGGGGGGCGGGGGCGCCCCGTTCGCCCCGTACGCGTGGGGCGTCGGCCCGGTCGGCCCGGGCGGGCGGACCGAGCCGTTCGAGCCGGCCACCCCCGACGGCCCCCGCATCAGCACCAGCGAGCCCCCGGCCCCCGCGGACCGGCGCTGCGGCCGGGGCAGGCCCCTGGCCAGCAGCGTGCGGTCCACCTGCGCGTGGATCTCGTCGAGAGTGAGCGGGACCGGCACGGCCAGGGCGTCCAACAGGGCGCCGGTGAAGGCGGTGTAGGGCTCACCGGGCGGTGCGAGCGAGGGGCGGTTCCGCGTGGTGGACGTCAGGGTGTACGTGCCGGCCAGGTCGAGCTGGCCCAGGGCCAGGTCCGTCGGCCCGGTCATCGCGGAGATCGCCCGACCCGAGAAGCAGCAGTCCAGGACCAGCACCCGGGCCCTGGCCCGGGCCTCGCCCACATGCCGTCTGACCAGGTCGATCGGGACGGCGGAGAAGCCGAGGTGGTCGCGGTCGGTGTGCGTCAGCCCCAGGTGCAGCACCCCGGTGGTGTCGTCCAGGACGCCGTGGCCCGCGTAGTAGACCAGCAGCAGTTCCTCCGCCTCCCGCGCCGCCCAGGCCAGTGCCGCACCCACGG includes:
- a CDS encoding NADP-dependent succinic semialdehyde dehydrogenase, with translation MAIATVNPATGETLKTFDALNAGEIEDRLVRADQAYQLHRTTSFARRAELLHRAADLLQADQDGVARTVTTEMGKPLAQARAEAAKCVKAMRWYADHAEALLADERPDPADVHDSGAVRAVVCYRPIGTVLAVMPWNFPLWQVVRFAAPALMAGNTGLLKHASNVPQTALYLEELFRRAGYPDGCFLTLLIGSGAVEDVLRDPRIAAATLTGSEPAGRSVAAIAGDEIKKTVLELGGSDPYVVLPSADLDKAARVAVTARVQNNGQSCIAAKRFIVHNDVYDAFAERFTAGMAALTVGDPMDEATDVGPLSSEQGRSDLEELVDDAVHQGARARCGGRRPPDRHAGWFYEPTVLTGVTPSMRIHHEEAFGPVATLYRVADLDEAVALANDTPFGLSSNAWTRDADEQRRLARDLQAGGVYFNGMTASHPGLPFGGAKRSGYGRELSGHGMREFCNMTTVWYGPEE
- a CDS encoding caspase, EACC1-associated type translates to MNDPDTDRWFPNGAASRAVLIGTSRFTSPELENFPSVAGNLQALWTALTHRTQGLLAPEHCRVVADPADPAAVGAALAWAAREAEELLLVYYAGHGVLDDTTGVLHLGLTHTDRDHLGFSAVPIDLVRRHVGEARARARVLVLDCCFSGRAISAMTGPTDLALGQLDLAGTYTLTSTTRNRPSLAPPGEPYTAFTGALLDALAVPVPLTLDEIHAQVDRTLLARGLPRPQRRSAGAGGSLVLMRGPSGVAGSNGSVRPPGPTGPTPHAYGANGAPPPPSFGPGWTVPPPPPPRPARRTARPVLIAAAVAGALTVFLTSSMIRGLFGDDDGHTGNPAGRGTVSTGTTPGNPGTGEATPPGTAGGPSRSDTPSPSTAKVIYRDRRLTLRAATCLGTAVQALDLDAPSSGPAPLGRSDDADLLYIGCGNLYAAKANLVRNDSVQVGRADAGTVTAEACRAAAQGNPVGPHPDASKITAGTVWCVVTNRNRVAKVTFAKVDTADDGSGASADGPTFELTATLWDAPATS